From the genome of Stanieria cyanosphaera PCC 7437:
TAAGATTGTAATTTCATCCTCGATTGTCATGTCTAGTAGCACTAAAAACGATGCTCGCGTAACGGCGAGGATTCCTCAACAAATCAAGGAAACTCTAGAACAAGCTGCTATTTTATCTGGTGCAACCTTAAATCAGTTTATTGTGGGAGCAGCCCTGAAAGAAGCCCAGCAAATTTTAGAAGCAGACAGAGCGATCGCGCTATCTCAAAAAGATGCAGAGAAGGTATTTTCGCTCTTAGAAAATCCCCCAACCCCTAATGAAAAATTGAAAGCTGCTGCTGCCAAACATAGAGCATTTTTTCATGAAACTCATTGAATTGCTCGATGTTTCTCACGATCGCGATAATTTTGATTGCGGTAGTGAACCTCTCAATCGTTATCTCCAGCAAACAGCCAGACAACACAATACAAAAGGAATCGCTCGTACTTTTGTTTTAATAGATTCAGAGCAACCTCAGACAATAATTGGTTTTTTTACTTTAGCTCTTTGTGAAATTCGCGCCCAAGAATTACCGAATAAGTGGAGTAAGAAATATCCTTCTACAATTGCAGGAGTAAAATTAGCCCGATTGGCAGTGGCTAAAACTTCTCAACGTCAAGGAATTGGCGAGATTTTGATGGTAGAAGCCATGAAACGAGCCTTAATCATTGCCGATAATGCGGGAGTTATCGGCTTGTTTGTCGATGCCAAAGATGAAGCAGCAAAAGAATATTACCATCGGTATGATTTCATTAGTCTTGAAGACAATCCTTTGAAAATGTTTTTGCCACTAGCAACAATTAGAGAAATTCTCTAATATTGGCGATCGCTTTTTTTGACAATTACTGTAATTCTAATCATTGGTTTTTAATCGCAGATATGGCGATCGCTTTCGCTAACGTTGGGGTTATTGCTTAAGTAGTCTTGCGCCCAGTCACAACCTCGTGTGAGTACATCATCTAAATCTAAACTCCAAAGTTTGACTGTTTTATCACCACTAATAGAAGCAATAGTTTGACCGTCGGGGCTGAATACTACGTTCTCGACAAAATCAGTATGACCATTAAGAGTAGCGAGTAATTCTCCTTCTCTATTCCAGAGTCTTACTGTTCTATCGTAACTAGAAGAAGCAAAAATTTGTCCATCTGGACTAAACACTACGTTATGAACCGACCTAGTATGACCATTAAGAGTAGCGAGTAATATCAAGTTCGGATGAACAGTTGAATTAAACGGCTCTGGTCATCGGCCACCAATGATAGCAAGTCAATCCTTTGACCAAATCATGTTGCTTTAATAATTTTTGACATCGAAGCACTAGTAACTCTTCAAGCTCAGATAGCGATCGCGGAGTATGATTAGCGACGACTTCATTTGTCAAAGGCCATAAACGCTCTGCTGGCTGTAGCTCAGGAGAATGAGCGGGTAGATAAAAAAGGTCTAATCCTTCTGGTAATTTCAATTGATGAGAAATATGCCAACCTGCTTGGTCTAATACTAGTAATACTCTCTTATTGCGACTGAGTTGGAATTCACGAGCAAAATCTGCTAAAACTCGATTAAACATGTGATTTCACTCATCCATTCAGCAACTTTTCGACCATTCCATAGACCTCCATCTGAAGCAGGATTAGTTAATACTTGATGTAATTGGCCTTGCTGTATATCGTTTAGCAACGGCTCTTTCCCTCTATTTGAAGCTCTCAAATCCCCTAATCCTTTTTCTCCTTGGCGATTATATCGATTGATTAGCTGGTAAATCCAAGTTTGACTATATCCGGTCATCTCTGCTACTTGTTTCGGAGTTTTGCTCGTCGATAGCAACCAAATTATTTGATAATGGCTTTTTTCGATTACATTTCTAGCATTACGATACTTATCCCGTAGCTCTTTTGGACTTAAATGCTGGGCGAGAGAGAGTTTTTTTGGCACTGTTACTTTTACTTTACACAAATGGATGCCATTCTATTTTAATTAATTATCCGTACTTGATATTAATCATCCACTGGTCAACATTTTTGTCGCAACTATTCAAGGCTGGCAGAATGCTGAGTGAATCTGAATAGCGATCGCCAGTGGTCAGAGTAGAAGCGATCGCGTCATTAAAAAATCTCGTTATATTCCCAAACGGTTATTGGCAAGAGTGGAGAAATTAGAGGCGGAGAAAGTAGCAGTGAGAGAAATTTTGGTAGTGTTGGGGGTTAAGCAGTAGGACGGAAAGTCTACGGTTGGCGTGTAGCTTTAAAGTTCTTTGAATAAAAGATCGGTTTTGGCTGCCATAATAAAATCATTATGATGAAGTCCTCCAATGGCGTGAGTCCACCAGGTAACGGTAACTTTCCCCCATTCCGTAAGTAACGCAGGATGATGTCCTTCTGCCTCGGCAATTTCTCCTACCAGGTTAGTAAAAGCTAATGCGCTTTGAAAATCAGGTAACTGATAAACTCTTTGCAAATGTAATTCCCCGTCAGTCTCAATCACATTCCAGTCGGGAATTTGAGTTTTATATCTCTTAATTTCTTCTTCTGTAGCTGGAGGCAAACTTCCCGTACAGGGAACGCATTTTTGTTCTAGTAATTCGGTCATGATTCTTTTCCTTTTTGATTAACTATCTTTATTGATAGTATAAAAATCTCTTTGTCAAGATATTCTTTACAAAACTAAATAATATTGTTACATTAGTTTACATAAAGAAAAAATATAAGGAAATAACGATATGTATACCACTCAATTAGACAACGGAACTCTTAACAACTACGCTGTTGAACCTAAAATGACCTATCAAGAATATCCAACAGTATGGGAACAAAAAAACTATCTCAAACAAGGAGCGATCGCTGCTTTCCTCGTTACAGCATTAGTTTTAATTTCCTTTGCAATCAGCTAATCGTTTGAAGTAAGCCAATTTTTATAACAACTTTTAAGTGAGGTCTAGAAGATAACCATGTTTGCACCAATGGTAGTTTTGGTTCGTAATCGTTTGGGTAAAACTAAGTTCGATCGGCTTCGCGGTAAAGCGATAGCGAAACACTCTCAAGTCATTACGGCGGTTTGTAATCGCCTTGGTATTGAAAGAACAACTAGACAAAACTTAATTAGAACTGCTCGCGACAATGGCAAAAAGTTAGGTTTACTTGCTTAAAATATTTTTTTTTTCATCTTTCGTCAACATTGATTTCTCCTAATGAACCTTGGTAGCAGTGCCGAGGTTTTTTGCTGTTTGAGTTAAAGATGAAACTGAAGAATAAGCAATCGCCCACGTTGAGATTGACAATAATATTTAATGGAAATAGCCCCTAAATCTTCAGGGGCGGATGGTCAAGTCAAGTTATGCACTAATTGGTTCTACACAAACAGTTAAT
Proteins encoded in this window:
- a CDS encoding 4a-hydroxytetrahydrobiopterin dehydratase, translating into MTELLEQKCVPCTGSLPPATEEEIKRYKTQIPDWNVIETDGELHLQRVYQLPDFQSALAFTNLVGEIAEAEGHHPALLTEWGKVTVTWWTHAIGGLHHNDFIMAAKTDLLFKEL
- the pgr5 gene encoding cyclic electron transport protein PGR5, yielding MFAPMVVLVRNRLGKTKFDRLRGKAIAKHSQVITAVCNRLGIERTTRQNLIRTARDNGKKLGLLA
- a CDS encoding type II toxin-antitoxin system TacA family antitoxin; the protein is MSSSTKNDARVTARIPQQIKETLEQAAILSGATLNQFIVGAALKEAQQILEADRAIALSQKDAEKVFSLLENPPTPNEKLKAAAAKHRAFFHETH
- the psb34 gene encoding photosystem II assembly protein Psb34, whose amino-acid sequence is MYTTQLDNGTLNNYAVEPKMTYQEYPTVWEQKNYLKQGAIAAFLVTALVLISFAIS
- a CDS encoding WD40 repeat domain-containing protein, whose product is MILLATLNGHTRSVHNVVFSPDGQIFASSSYDRTVRLWNREGELLATLNGHTDFVENVVFSPDGQTIASISGDKTVKLWSLDLDDVLTRGCDWAQDYLSNNPNVSESDRHICD
- a CDS encoding GNAT family N-acetyltransferase, giving the protein MKLIELLDVSHDRDNFDCGSEPLNRYLQQTARQHNTKGIARTFVLIDSEQPQTIIGFFTLALCEIRAQELPNKWSKKYPSTIAGVKLARLAVAKTSQRQGIGEILMVEAMKRALIIADNAGVIGLFVDAKDEAAKEYYHRYDFISLEDNPLKMFLPLATIREIL